From the genome of Etheostoma cragini isolate CJK2018 chromosome 23, CSU_Ecrag_1.0, whole genome shotgun sequence:
tgaatgtaaaaattacaatttgtaaAAGGGTAGCAAAAAGATTTGTAGATGTTGAAAAATACCAGAATGAATGGATGGTTGAAGTACCCATTACTACTGAATGACCACAGTATTGCCAAAGTACAGTAAGAGtaagcatcaaaatatactgaTGTACCAATGTAAAAGTGCTCCCTATATGGCCCATTTCAGCATACTGCGTAACTAAATGGAATATAAATACTAATGCATGAATCTATATACCCATATAGATCTAATATATATCACTTTAACGTTGCAGCTGATAAACGTGGAGCAAATTTTTATGACTTCATATAATGCTGTGTAGCTTAatctataataatacattataatgtttgttattattttgcatGTAAGAACAATACATGAGTACATGTACTTAATTACTTTTCTCCATTGAAAGATGAAGTTGCACAAACTCTTAAACAAGAGAATTGCGTTTGGGTACAGGTTCAAATCAGAAAAGTGTGTGAAGCTCCAAATTCCCACACTGTGTGCAACTGTGTTAcattacacatgcatgcatacatttaagTTACAAGTTTTAGTCCCGTTCTTGCAGCCTaaaatgcatttgtgtgcatgtagtaATGATTTATAATTTTTACAAACATATTATTTAGACATTCTCACAACTGCAAGTCTTTTCTacaaagtcaaacatttttCACAGGTTTCACATACTACCACAGACTTCAAGAAATTATTTCAAGTTCAAAAGCGTATTGCCCCTTATTTCTGGGATTAGTTTTATCCCAGAAACCCGGCGAGAAATCAACTACAACCAGACTTTTTTGGAATTGGAATAACAGCAAaccattaaaactaaaaacacgtCTACTATTTGACTCAAATTGGTATACTTCACGGGCATAagttgcatgtacagtatataaaaaagtaCATTCATCTAAATAGTATAGTTTTTCACACTAGCTTTGGTTCATATGAGACATCTTtagtatcattaaaaaaatcaaatggtAATATTGTTTTTAGAAGTGTGTCCCTGCTTGATGAACACAGTGAAACACGTCAAATGATCTAAGTGGCACTGAAAGTGCTGAGGCTTtgtaacaaaaacagtaaacacagtCATGTTTGACCcatgaaagtgaaaaaagacaGATAACACCAGATCTGGAGTAGCTTTAACAGTTAACGTTCACCCATCTGAATAATATATGATTTGTCGCCACCCGGTGGTCAGATGGGGCTCAATGTGTTTCCAAGATGGAGTTACACTGCAGGCACAAAGGCCTCTGTCATCACTCATCACTCCTGTCACATTTCAGAGCTTTTGGAGAAAGTGATCAACTGAAACAAAGATGAGATTAATGGCTCTGCACCAGACATTAACCTAGAGCCAAACTATTTCACCAAAAATGTCCAATAGTTGATGAGGTTAGACCTCCTATTTTTCCCGcttttttatatacaatatatgaAAGGAATTTTTTGTCAAACATGAAATATGAAGCAACTGTATTCCAGGGTTATAAATAACTATTTActaacaataaaataagattcTAACTTACGTGAAAGTAAAGGATTGAGCCACTAACTCTGAGTTAAATTGACATCAGTAGCCTAGACTGTCACCTGAATTGATGCcaagtatgtatatatgtatgcatgtatgcatgtatgtatgtatgtatgttcaaATTCATATGGCGCATAGTTCAGTAGCTACCTTGAGTTCGGTTTGAACATTATTGACGTCTGGTTTTAAAACACCAGAGTAAGGCAATCAGATATGGCTATGTTAATAGCACAGGTATGGTGTCAGTTTGTGCATGCTCGTGCagagattattttttacatgtccGATGCATCCAAACTTTGCATCCTCCAGTTTATGACctacaacataaaaataaagtttatctAAACTATTCTACCCCAACAGCAATACATCTGCTGGCTTgacgtttgtttgtttttattctgagaAATTAAGAATTTTAGTAGACTGCTCACCCATTGGACTACTAACAGATTAAATGTTAGTTTGCAAATGGATATTGACATCAGTGTGAGTCCCAGCCCTGAATAAACAGGAGGCAGAGCAGGAAAGATGCAAAACAGATGCAAGAACTGGTTCTTTGTGATATCCCACTAATCCTCCCAGTGATGGCTTTGCCAACATCCTCCGCACTTTctttcagtgccttgctcaagagcattTCAGCAGTTTGGGGAGTCAAGTATTGAGGCCTTCCAGTATGAACAGCCCGAGTAACATCAGGCCGACCCTGCTGTTGAAATAATGTCTCCCGCACAGTTTAAGGGGTCAAACGTAGATGCCTTCAGGGTTGAGGCTGGAGGACATGGTGCTTTGAAGAGTGCGAAGGTTGCTGGGTAAGAGTCGAGAAGAGCCAAGTCGTTTCAGAGAGCCAGAGTCCACATctgtaacaaacaacaaaataaaaccaaaaaagggaCACCATTTAATTGAACAATCTGACACAACATGCTTGTATCTATGACAATGATGTAAGATCTACTAGCTACTGAGCTTACTGGTAATCCTTTTAGTACCTTTGtaaaaatattatgaatttGATAATACACAACAGTTGACAGGGgattttgcttttgcttttgagaaaaagaaaacaggcatTTTCCGTTTGATAGCTGTGAAAGTCTAGCAGCATTTCAGAGCTGCTTCGGATTTGGTCCATGTAATGGGGTTACAGACTGTTAACAGTTAAGCTGTTATGGCACAGCAGCTCAAGTCTACAGTCTAATGTGTCGTTCTCATGATGACCACAAGGTGGCACTGTGCACCCACACATGTGAAGACAATGCTGCATGTAAAGCACTTCAGTTTCATAGCTAACTTAATTTTGACTGTACTTTTTGACATGGTGATGGTAATGTGGCAAATTATGGATGCtccgttgtgtgtgtgtgtgtgtgtgtacgtgccgttgttgttttctcctGTAGGTTGAGCAGGCAGCACGGTGACCTTGGTACCAGTCTGCTGAATGAACTGCTGCAGGTTGACCTGCCGTAGCTCTTTTGTCAGCTGCTCCAGCTCCTGCTCCTTCTcctgcaatgtaaaaaaaaaaaaccacaacagcTAAATTAGGTGTTTACCAAGGTTGATAAAGAATTGCTAAAGGTGCATTGTGACAAATGAGGActacttttaaaatacagataaaataccaacaaaaatgtgtctgaCAATACTGATAATATAAAATAACTCAGCTGCTGTACCTAATCTGGATTCTTTTTCCTACCTTCACAtgactacatttacatatttgcaTTGTGACTGATCAGATTTCACATCTGCGGCGAATGAAAAGCGCTGGCTCCGAGATGGTTGCGCAACTACAGGCGAGGGATTGTGTACTTATTCAGTCCCCTTTCTAATCAGGCAAAGAATGTTAAAAgaccctccctcccttccccttCTCACTACCTCATGCTTCCCACACCCTACTGGACCCGGCCTGTACATAGAGCACTTTGCTTCATACAGGGATGCACAGAGCCAAGGATCccctgcacattgctgcaggcCAGAGATTAAACTTCACTTCACTGCCCACAATTTAATGAGCTTAGATTTCTTTGGCTCCACCTGTGTGCAGAAGTTCCACACAGCAACCTTTGAATTAGCTTTTTTAAAACAGtctcgtaaaaaaaaaaaaaaattcaacatccTCCACACGTATTGTATTTTGACCTGCCAAGTGTGCTTTAAATTCCAGACAGTTTTGAGGctttggtgttaaaaaaaataaaataaaaaatactaagtAGCTGACCTGTAATCTCAGGCTGGACTGGCCTAGCGAGCGTTCCAACGTCCTGCAGCTGCTCTCTAGCCGCGCTGTGTGTTGGCTCTGCATTTCAAGCTCGGCTCTCAGTTTCTCCAGCTGGTCTTGCACCTGAAATGAGTGGAAGTGAAGAGTGAAATCTCTTCACAACTTCCTAGCTGAAATGGGCAAGACTAATCCTCAGAGTAAATATGTAGGAGGGCTCTCTCAAGCTTCAATGTATTTAGAACTCAGAAATTGAGTTCCTTCactgtgaaaaacaaagcagtgtTATGAGTTGTATTCATCTATGTGAAGAATAACATAAGACaaagatcttcaacagggggtccgcgacccctagggggtcctcagagttaatGCTGGAGGGTCtccaatattttgtttatattgtatttaagtttattttgcttccaaaaattccaaaaaaatattattagcaAAGATGAATTGACctgttcataaaaacaaaaaaacacttaatttacACCACTTTAGTGGTTGGGCTTActataggtaaggtagccaCTATGGTAGCCATCCAAAGATACTGTTAAGCTAAAGGATTCACTGTGACTTCcgcatgtatgtttaacatcaaaacatgataaaataatatataaatatctatcCATTGTCATCCATCTGACCCAGTTTAATATGCgacaatattatatataataggGGGTCCCTACTCCATCTACTTCAtgtttcagctaaggggtccttggtctAAAAACCTCTGAGACAGGTTAAGTATAAATGTCTGTTTGACTGAAACTAAAACTTGAAGGACTACGTTCCTCTCTGTTTGCatgctgttgtgtgttttagacCGCATGGTACCTCCTCCTCATTGACCCTCTGGTTGAGCTCGGCTTCCTGCTGCATCCGTTCCTGCTCCAGGCCTCCCTCCATGCTCTGCAGAACatgacagataaaaaaaataataatattaataataatacgaAAAAACTGGCATGAAAATAGTCTTAATAGAAGACCAAAGTACTTCCACTTTTCAATTCCAAGTTTTCATGCTGTTTAGAAAATCAAATTAGACAGGATCCAGTGGAACCAGGTAGCTTCTCTACGATGCTGAGCTCACCTGTATGTGAGCCAGGTATTCTGAAAGCTTGGCCTCGCAGTCGCGTACGCAGCCCTGCAGCTTCACTAGCTGTTGCCGCAGTTGACGCTCGCTCTCGTGTTCGATCTGCAGCTCGTTCTGCCAgaattcctcctcctccatctctgcaTCGTTCCTCCTCACCTGCTGCTCTAAAAGCAGCAGCTCCCCTTCCAAGTTTTCTCCCTTGTAAgagaaaaaaattcaactttgaAAACTCTCTAGCCCCAATATAAAAtatgcattgaaaaaaacattggtaaaaaggaataaaaagatGATGCAGGAATGTAACGTGGCATTCACCCACACAGACTCAAGAGCTGGGTCAGTGATAAACTGCTATTAATTGTGAATAGTATCTGGCGGGTAGCCCAGCTCCGCCTGCTGTGCTACAGAAAATTCAAAAAGTACATTGTTGGGTGCAATGCAGGTGTTTTGGATCTGCACACATAATCTTTTCCTGTAAGTAACAGCACTGGCAGCTGTGGCTTTACTCACTTCATCAGCCATGCCAGTGGCCTCGTCCCAGTCTCGCAGCTCGGCCTCGCAGCCCAGCAGACGGCTCTCCAGGGCCTGGAGATTGTCTCTCTGCAGCTGCACCAGCTTGCTCAACTCTCTGGCTGGACTTCCAGGTAAAGAAGTCACTCCACCACCTCCAACCCTGCTCAGGTTCAAACTCACACCTCGCTGCTGGGGCTGTTTGGCTGGATGGATGAACAGGTGGGTGGGGGATGAAAGGATGGGGATTGGATGACAGCATGTACACAACTAACCACTGATAACAGTAAGTTGGATATACTGACCAAactaaaaacatacacactacCTTCTGCATCTCTGCTTTTCCCAAATATTTCCCGCAGACCCTTAGCCCCTCCAGTGAAGGTCAGAGACTTGCGTTTGGGTTCCCTTCGTTTAAGTGAGCGGTCTGTCCCTGAGGGGCGGAGCTTGGCCAGAGGTGGCAGACTCTGCCGGTAGAAGCCACGCTCTGGGACGCGAGCCCGCACGTCAAAAGTGGGCCGCTCGCTAACAGACGGGCCCGTTCGCTGGAGGATGAGCTGGACATCGCTGGCATACTGGCCCCACTTGTTAAGGGACACTACGGGGTTTTCCTGTGGAGCCAGGTGACGTTCTGTCTCACGCCATTTTTCGATCAAAGTATACCTGCCGGTGCGTCCtggaacaaaacaagaaaatatgtGCATATAGTGCTTAATTACAAGCTGTGATAACATATTTTCTCAAATCAGCTTTTTACTATGAGTGGAGTCCTAcgcaaacacaaagaaatcttACAAACTGGTTTGAAATAATTCATGAGTGTTTTTCTCTCAGTCCTTGTTTTGAAGTGGGCGGGTCTCAGTTTGTAAAAAGGTAGTGTCATAAACTTTCATGCTCCGACCATGATTTAGCatgattttaaatcaaaacatgacagcTGTAGAGTTGTTTTTGCCAATTTTAAATCCAATTGATTTTACCTTTGCTTTTGATTATTGCTTATAAAATGGGTTCCAACCATAGATTGTACAGCATATAAAAAGGGACAACACGCCTCCACTTCCTCCAACTGTACAAAAGTAGTGCCAAAATATCCCAGGTACAGGTGCTGCCATCTTGTAATTTTAGAGCCAGAGTCTGCGGAGTAGTGATCAGGCGATGGATAAGCGGTATCAAAGTCCCGCCTATAAACCCATCTGACCAATTACGAGTCAATTAAagctatcaatcaatcaatcaatcaatgtttCACAGcgtttttatagcatcaaataactaattaaaatgctaattatCAGAAAAATGAATACCTGAACaacctaaaatgacagaaaccatctttgagaaaaatgtctttgaccTGTACTTAATATTATTTAGTTTGGTCCATGTCCCATCCGCTAACATGGAAAGGGCAGGATTAATGTCCAGCAAGCTACCAGGGGGCGATTGAAATATTTTGGCTTAACTTATAATGTTTATGCATCAACCCCTTGTTTCAACAGTCCTTCGTCTAATTCAGCTCACACTTGTTCAATAAAACTTTTTCTGTTGTGGTTGGTATTGCTCTCTCCTTGGGGGGTCCCACCGACCTGTGGTGTTTTTCTACAAAGATCTATTCTCGGCCCCTTGGACACATGAATCACATTCATTGTTATGCTGATGACAGCCATATTTATGGCCTGTGAAGTAACATGCATCATTTAAtgactgacattttatttaatactaTTTGTGTATGTTGTCATGGTGCACACTCACTGTGACAAGAAGTTATTCCAAGcacacaaaagacagaaaaaatactttaaacttTTTCACAAATCTCCCACGCTTGTGCAGCATTGGTAGTTTCAAAGAACTTTACCAGCATGTTTGGTGAAAGAACCTAACAGTGGGAAAATTCAACTCAACAAACAGTAATTGTGTTGGCGGTAAGGGCTACATTCAATGgttcactgctgtgtgtgtgtgtgtgtgtgtgtatatatagagaACAGTAAAACACTGCCCAATGCATCCTCACTCCCATCTTACACAGTTAGGCTCCTTGTAAAAGAGGCACATTCATTGCTACAGCCATTCACATCAAAGCACCCTGGCCTGGACAAAAGGAACAGAGAACACAAAAGATGGTAAATGCCATAACTCCTGCTACACTGTCACCATAGAAGGCACACACGTTTTAACTCTGAGAAAAATCTATCTATGGGAGTTAGTGAGAAATCcctcttttaaaaacagtacACATCTTTCAGTTTGATGAAATCATATGTATATGGTATTGGATTCCCAGCTACAATATAAGCACAATACAACACAGTCAATGAGCAACAGAGAATGAGTGTCAACTTATTTATCTGCAATTACAGCACGTAAGTAAACCAAAGTCTGCAGCATGACTCATCTTGTTTTGTGCAGCACGTTTATGGTGAAAATCCCTTTGTGCCCTCTGGCCACTTTTCGTTTTACTGCAATTTATCATCTCCAGTATGTCTGACAACCTGCCTAGCCAATATTGGACACAACCCAGATAGCAGAATATCCCCATAGGGATTTATTTTGGACTAAATATCATTCTCCCCATTTTAGGTTATTAAGTATTGGAGCCATATGCAGAGGATTTCATCTTATGCCTTTGTCATgatattaggggtccaagcctgAGGGGCCATGAACCGGTAGCAGAGccacgcggttcacacagcagggctatGGAACCCTGTTGTTTTTCTAAGGATTCATCATCTTCtcttccatttttcttctccgCGTAAAACTCATGCTACAGCCGAAACTGTACATGGTGGTGGTGTgtcattttcaggactggtccataACTTCGCAAGGACCTCAGGCGCAATTGACCCACTTCCACCAATAGGTGGCGCTATAGTAGGCCATACATAGCATCTCCTGAATCCGACCTGACAAAAAGTTGTTGAATATTCATAGAATAAAATTTGTGCATATTAcgcacaaacaaatttgtgtagctaactatgaaaacaccaactttgccatatctcaGGCCAAAATAAATGGTGTTGAAGCCAAACTTTAGATTTTTTCCTGGTATGACCCTTTGAGGCTACCAAACAAATTTCACAAAAATTGGCCGCTAGAGGTACAAGTGCTACAAGTACAAAATGTTGATATCTCATGAACGGCACATctgatttttacaaaatttgatggGTACCATCTAGGGCCCCTCCTGATTTATGCACAGAATTTTGCTACGTAAAAGTATGCGCATTTAATGCGTAAATGCTCTCAACACGAAACCTGTGATGATTGTTTGGCATACCGCTCGGAGGCTCTGTAGCAAATTTAGTAAAGATaggccattagggggcgctataatcaacATAGACCATTTTGGGCCATTAACCCCTTCGGAGGTCAAGTACGTCAAATATGACACCAAACGGCACTTCGGGTTCTTAACTTTGTAACTTAATAATATAACTAGTTGAAACATATGGTATTTTGGATCTAAAAGTGGCCCCGCTCtgctaatgtttttgttgtcttcctatcccttacagaaggttttgtatcCAGCCAAGAAGCCCAGAGTTTTTCAGGGTCATTGTGCAATTAATTCATACTGTTAAATGCAAGATTGatacactgtatgtaagaaatgtaaaaactttgtcctttatatgagttataatgttcaatatgtttgtttttgcactggatgactaatatataataactgttttagacaacacaaatgtttgtttggcattgttgtgtgtgtgatatcaatataTCTGTGTGATTCCATGagattttgttgatttatttgtctttatggtACTACAAccttttaacattcaagtgaacTCAGTGCAGCAAAAATATTCTAACATCCAAGTTTTAcctgaaaagaaatgatgttCATAGATTTACCTTGGACAACAGgattgatgttttacaagcttttatacaAAATGAAATCAGACGGACCACAGGTTGTCAAAAATACTTTAGGGCTCTGGGATATTTGCAACGGCATTTTACAGCCGACCTTGCGGCTCACACCTCTCAATATTTCCCACGTTACGCTTTGAGTTCCACTTATGCGCGCTCCACCGGTTTGCCGATGACGACTCACGTTGGTGCGACTGGCGCaatgaggcttggaccccggTCATAATCGCTTGTAGTTCAAGTTGGTTTTGTCTCTATAATGGGCTGTGAAACCCCCATCATATAACCATTAATAATTCACATCTTTCTCATATTGTTGTAGTAAGTACTTTTAAGCTTACCGATGGCTTGTGCCAAAGCAATGACTACTTCCTGGCATGTTGTGAACTCTGTGACCCCGCACACGATGCGCTGCACTCCATCCACCCACACTTTCAGCTCCATGGCCTTCATCCAGAGGCCCTCATTCCTCCACACCACAAACTGTCCATCcttagaaaggaaaaaagaaaaaaatagttttcagtGTAATCAAAGATTCTGTATAACTAAAGATAGCCCATTACACATATTACATGCTGCCAGTCTCCTGAATGGGCGCTGTCTCGTTTGTAAATGTAGTGAATGTCATGTGAGTGGATGACAAGTTACATTTGCATGTATTCACATCTTCTAATGCtaattttatatacatttatactgCTATTAGCCCTAGTAGCGTTATGGAAATAAGTTATCTGTGTTGTTTGCTATTGTTAGTTGACTTTAGCCTATCCGTGTTGCCAGATGTCATCAAAATGTGTTCCTAAGACTGAAACAGGTCTCAAACTAATTTACTTTTCTCCTGATTCAGCAGTCTGATGAATGCCATTTTAGTGGAAAGCGGATGTGAAAAAGGGGtcaaatatttactttggtgacAATGTGGCAAAAGAATCAGTATATCAAAATAATCTGTGTTCATGTTCACTTCTCCCATTGGAATCAATACACCCAGAGCATGCTATTAGTCTCCTAAACAGGCCTGGAAGTGGCAAAACTAatgtgacacagatacacagataggAAATTACTCCGAGTTAGGGAGTCTTCTTTAGGGAGGTTCTAAACCTCCGTGGTGCAATTAACTGTTACATCTCAGACAAAACTCTTctcacatgtaaaacaaaaaccttaAAGCTGCACTGCAACTGTTAATATATTAGCAATATCAACTTCATACGGGGATAACAGGTCAATGGTGTGTTTATAGGGCTGTCCCCCAAGTGACCAAAATATTGCAGGTTTAATAACTCAATTTGTTAACTTGAAATCATCAATTTGGCCAACAGAATTTTTCACAATATGATTGCGCTAAAAGTCTATATCGCAGCTCTTTATCACCACTGCCTCATGTTTCAATTAGTCACTTtctacatttcccaaaatgacaTGACACTAGACAACACACTTGGATTTGGCAGTTACACCAGTGTGCTTTAAACGCAACTCTCACAACAAGTTACAGCACTTGTTCTTCTGAAGCGGTTTCCTGTAAGGCTGCTGATGAATTGCAGCGAAAACACACTTGTGGTGCAGTGATTGTGATTGTCTAACAGGCCTCATCCAATATATTTTtcatctgctggtgttggtGCAGAAAAGCATGCACGCTGAATGAGAGCCATTTCAAACTGCTGACACAAGCACCTCAGCAGCGAGGCAGTCATTACGAACCTGGCGAGGCCACGACAGCAGGGCCAGAGCAACAGAGCAGAAAAGGAGCTGCTACCTAATGCTCCCGACTATTGCAACCCTACTGTGCATCATCCCTCCTTTTTCTTGACTGGGCCATCAGCTCAGCTCTGATCCTTGACGACCATATCACTGGAGTCCTCCCTTCACAATTTAGGTGGCTTCCATCTTCATCACAGCTGGAATGAGACTCCCATCCCTCCTGCAATTTAACTACCAATCCCCCTCAAGGCCTTTTCCAGCTGCATTATATTGTACACTCCTCTGCACTAAAAAAAAACCTGGTAAGGGCAAGACCTGCCTTTGGTAGGGAAAAAGATGATTTGTAATTGTATAGCCACATGAATACATCTTAGCTGAATTTGTGACAAAAGGggagaaattaaagaaaaaagggggaatGAAGGTGAAACAAATAGCTATACAAATCATAGAAGAAGGTTTGAGGTTGTCACACAGaagcacagaaacagaaacacttttaggaagaaaaagaaacaatattcTTGTTGGTCGTGGGTCTTGCAGAAAGTCAGGGCAGGAAACATGTCATACTTACTGTAAGATTATCCTCTCAGCAAGAAGTGAATTCAGTAAAACCCTTTCTAATCTGGATGCATTGTTCATTGGAAAAGTATGACTTGGAAGAGTTTTCcaaaacaatattattgcaatgaATTTGCGGTCAGCTTAACAAAAGCTCTGTGACATAGTTTTGCAACACCCAGTATAATCACAGAAGATGTGATGATGCCTTTAAAACTGCCACAGCTGCGGCTGAAATGTTGAGATGTGATGTTTATTCAATGACGGGTGATATCGAAATCACACCAGGAGGAAGAGCTGGTGTTGACACAAGCTTGTAAATCTGTTCCCTCCCTCCTATCTCCCTCtcacacatggatacacatacacacacacacacacacgcttgcgATGTGCACATCTATGTGAAAAGTCGTGTGATTCACTCCTCTGTGATACAATCATCATGAACGGTCCAGAGAGCAAAATAAACTGCAGCAAATTCATTTTGACTTCATTCATGTCGATGTgggtcaacaacaacaacatactttcaTATGCATATCCTAAgaacttaaaaggtgaaaaatatAGGCTTGATTATGTCATTCTAAAAACGGTAACAAAAGACTGGGTCTGGCAGGGTGCCACATAAGGACTTCTTGGAGTGTCTTTTCACAACTAAGTCACCTTTTCCACCAAGGTAAcacttatattttattaaaagatgATTCAGATCCTTGGAGACACTTCTAAGCTACGAGTGCAGACTGTGGCTTGCTAAAATATCAAACATAAtcataaaatgtagaaaagatTTGGTCAAATCTGatctcacaaacacatttgtgtgtagTGCTTTTgttgaattaattaaatttgtTGATTTGCATGCTCCCACTAGTCCTCTGACACAAATATCCAAACACATGCTGGTAGGTATGAGAAGCAGTGTGCAGCGCCATAGGAGCAGGCAGCTGTGCAGAAGCAGATGTTCTGTAGTCAAACTGAGCAGGCCTATAGGTTCAATTCTTTGATATTTAATGTTGAAACAGCCTTTCCATAACCATTCAATGGCTGACTTGACTGGGAATCTAAATCTTGTACCTGTGACCTGAAGTACACATTTAGACACTGTGACCTGGGATCATGTAAGGTCAACGTAAAACTAATCGCATTCTCTGCACAACAGCATCACCACTGCAGTCTGTTTTCCTTGTGGAAACGAGCTTCGATTTTCTTTACCCCGCTAATAACTTCCAACGCTTGAAATCACTAAGAAGCTCACCGCCCCTCAACTACCTCTGTGCCTCTTTTCACAGCTGTTGCTGCTATTGTTCAGAATTTTCATCATTCTATTTCCATACTTTCTCACTGGTATTGTCTTTGATCTAAATTACCATCACTTTGAAGCCCCTGCTGCCACagtgtgaataaataaatcagacatGCTACATGGTGAGTGTACACAAATTAGTATGCTGCAAACATGTGTGGTTCTATTTCGGTCCAGCATTCTTGTAAATTGTATACTTTCCAAATTTAGTGTCAGACTGAGCTACAACTCTCCACAGCGAGTGACCGCAGAACCTGTGGGAAAGGTGCCATAGCTTTTGGAATTTCCTTTTCCATTAGTCACAGtttaataaacacacagactcaATGCTTCACATTCCAACTGCTTACTGAATCCATCATGTGGTCAT
Proteins encoded in this window:
- the rassf8b gene encoding ras association domain-containing protein 8b isoform X1 gives rise to the protein MKAMELKVWVDGVQRIVCGVTEFTTCQEVVIALAQAIGRTGRYTLIEKWRETERHLAPQENPVVSLNKWGQYASDVQLILQRTGPSVSERPTFDVRARVPERGFYRQSLPPLAKLRPSGTDRSLKRREPKRKSLTFTGGAKGLREIFGKSRDAEAKQPQQRGVSLNLSRVGGGGVTSLPGSPARELSKLVQLQRDNLQALESRLLGCEAELRDWDEATGMADEGENLEGELLLLEQQVRRNDAEMEEEEFWQNELQIEHESERQLRQQLVKLQGCVRDCEAKLSEYLAHIQSMEGGLEQERMQQEAELNQRVNEEEVQDQLEKLRAELEMQSQHTARLESSCRTLERSLGQSSLRLQEKEQELEQLTKELRQVNLQQFIQQTGTKVTVLPAQPTGENNNDVDSGSLKRLGSSRLLPSNLRTLQSTMSSSLNPEGIYV
- the rassf8b gene encoding ras association domain-containing protein 8b isoform X2; this translates as MKAMELKVWVDGVQRIVCGVTEFTTCQEVVIALAQAIGRTGRYTLIEKWRETERHLAPQENPVVSLNKWGQYASDVQLILQRTGPSVSERPTFDVRARVPERGFYRQSLPPLAKLRPSGTDRSLKRREPKRKSLTFTGGAKGLREIFGKSRDAEAKQPQQRGVSLNLSRVGGGGVTSLPGSPARELSKLVQLQRDNLQALESRLLGCEAELRDWDEATGMADEGENLEGELLLLEQQVRRNDAEMEEEEFWQNELQIEHESERQLRQQLVKLQGCVRDCEAKLSEYLAHIQSMEGGLEQERMQQEAELNQRVNEEEVQDQLEKLRAELEMQSQHTARLESSCRTLERSLGQSSLRLQEKEQELEQLTKELRQVNLQQFIQQTGTKVTVLPAQPTGENNDVDSGSLKRLGSSRLLPSNLRTLQSTMSSSLNPEGIYV